CCCGCAGACGTTACTGATGGTGCTGGGGCCCGGTTCAGTTATTGTAAGGTTTGAGCTATCTCCAAACATCTCTGCATATGGGACTTCACCCACGACCACAATGGCGTAGGAGAATCCGTTGGACTTTACAAAGTTCGCATCAGGGTTCTGCTCGTAGACTACTTGTGTTGAAGGATCAACGGTTTTCTTGATAGCATTTAAGATGGTGGTTCCTGTCAAGTTGTGAAACACATATCAAATAACCGGAAAAACGCTCTGTTGTGTGAGTTGTTGATTAATCAGCAGAAAGACTGACACTATTATTTAGGACTGACAAGAACAGAGTTGGTGTAATAAGGTATCAAGTCTGTTCTTATATCTAGGCATTTGGACATGAATTTGGTGATATTTGAAGTTAAGTTCTAACCACTATTTCAAACTAGAaaaacttggaatttttttttacttgaaATAGGAGTAGAAAATTGACTATTACCAAACAGTcttttgaaagaaaaagaaagttgtAAAAAAGAGGAGTAAAGTAGGTTTTGAAATGCTTTATTTCTTCCACCTCCTTTTTATGTGAAGTAATCGATAAAATTTGTCTATTAAAGAGGAATCACATCAGAGAATTTTCAGAAAAAGGCAATATTTTGAATGGTTTTAGAAAACCTTAGTACGATTGAAAAAGGAAATCACACTAATAATTTGATCACTAATGCGCGTTGTCATTGCTCAAACACTTGCAATGGCAGGCTAGTAGAAATTTTTGCATCATGTCATGATAGAGATGTTGCCAAAACTACAAAATACGAGAATGAAAACATACCAACTGTAAGATCGTTGCCTGCAACGCCCTGCCATTCGATTGTCCAGCCTCCACATTGGTATCCCAAGTTGTCTGCATGAGTTCCAGCAACAAGTATTTTTGGCGCTTTCTTTGGAAGGGGAAGTAGTGGCTGACTTGGCGTTTTCCCGTTCTTCAAGAGCACAAGTGATTTCCTAACTGCTTCCCTAGCTAATTCTCTATGCTCCTATTGAGAGACAATGGAAACAGGCTAAGTCTAACACAAACTAAAGGCACTGAAAGATTTTCGGGATAACAGGGTGACGTTTTCTACCTGGCTACCGAGTTGTTTTGCCAAGCTAGGATCAGACATTGGGTTCTCAAATAGACCCATAACGAATTTAACTCTCAATATCCGCTTCACAGCATCATCAATTCTGCTCATGGGAATGATGTTGGCTTTCACTTGAGAAGTCAAAGCATCGATAAATTCTCTATAGTTCTCGGGGACCATAATCTGAAGTGTAGACAAAATAGTCACACTGAATAAAAAGTGCTataacatataaggtaagttgaACTAAATGTCCGTGTATGAATTTATAAGACTAACCATGTCGATTCCTGCACTAATTCCAGCTTGAACTGAATAAGAGTAGTTAAGATGAGGTGGGTCAGTAATCCGGTCAATCCCTTGCCAATCGGAAATGACGAAACCCTGAAAGATGAAGACCAAAAAGAGGTTGATTATACTGGAATATATGCCGACTTGACTTTAAACTGGCAGAATTTTACGAGAAATGAAATGATCGATCTTTACCCTGAACTTGAGCTTGTTCTTTAGGAAGCCAGTGATTAGATCTCCGTTGGCGTGCATCTTTCTTCCATTCCAGCTTGAGTAAGACACCATAACCGTTGCAACACCCTTTCTGAGCGAGTCATAATATGCAGGCATGTGGATGCTAAATAAATCGTTTGAGTTGATTACAGTGTTGCTTTCATCAACACCGTTCACCGTTCCACCATCTCCCACAAAGTGCTTAGCGCAGGCTGCAACCTTAGTCCTTTAACCATAAACAAGGAACAACATCAGCATTGATAGTCTAAGAATTCTAGAATAATTGAAACGTCGAATTCCCGTTTCTCAAACAAAGATTCATATTACATAAACAGATAATCACATTTTTGGACTGCTCAAAAAGATAGGTTTTGTACATTAAGTATAAATTTACATATAAAATATACATAGTTTTATATATTGTGGCTAGCGCCCGCAATTAATTTCAGCCGATGGGATAAAAATGAGAAAATCCCTAAATCATTTATCGGCAAGGAAATGATGCAGATCTAAAAAGGGATAGCGATTCATACTTTCCACCAACGTAAGGAACACCGTTCTTGGATTTAGCTGGCAAATCTCCTTGCAGACCAGGAATGATCTCGGTCATGCTTTGCACAATCCTATAATCTTCACTGTAACTTTCATAACAACGGCCCCATCTAGGATTTCTACATACCTACCATAAAATAATTATTCAGACATCAAATACTCCTATATAAATAGAAAGTACCAAATACACAAAGTGTAATAATCATATCAACTCACTGCAATGCAGGGAGCAAAAGCATATGGAATTCCTGTAGCTCTAACTTCAAGTGCAGTTGCAGCCCCAATACGCTTCACAAGATCAGGATCCCTGCACAAAATTAGCAAAACAACACAGTTTACCACTAGATGTCAATGAATGCAATTAGCTGAAGGCTGGGACTCAAAAACACGAACATAAGGTCTTGCAAGATCACTGTCTAATAGCCGTTCTTTAGGTGCATTCTTTTAGCTTGAGCACCACTTCCATGCTCAATAAAGTTGATAAACTAATTAAAATTATTTGCTTGGATCGACAGAGAAAGTAAGAAAACGATCCTAAATTTAGGGGGAGGGAGGCTGACTACACGAGTACATCACACACTAAAGAGGTACCAATGGAAGAACAAGGACTCTAGACAAACTTTGATCTTGAGTTTTAAAATGATTACGTAGAAAATCAGCAACCATGAAATGGGATACCCTTAATACTACCAATTAATACTTTAAATTGAAATATCATATAGTCCTCAGAACAGCAGATTCATTTAAAACAATGTCTTGTAGTGTATATAATACTTGCCTGGTGACACCAAGCCCAACATTGTGAGGAAAGATTGTAGCTCCATAGACATTGTTGTGACCGTGAACCGCATCAATTCCATAAATCATGGGTATTCCAAGACGAGTTGAAA
The sequence above is a segment of the Lycium barbarum isolate Lr01 chromosome 6, ASM1917538v2, whole genome shotgun sequence genome. Coding sequences within it:
- the LOC132600689 gene encoding uncharacterized protein LOC132600689 — translated: MGKMSIPMMGFVLLCLWTVVAKGEYMKYKDPKQPLGMRIKDLMKRMTLEEKIGQMTQIERKVATPDVMKQNFIGSVLSGGGSVPAPKASAQDWTNMVDEMQKAALSTRLGIPMIYGIDAVHGHNNVYGATIFPHNVGLGVTRDPDLVKRIGAATALEVRATGIPYAFAPCIAVCRNPRWGRCYESYSEDYRIVQSMTEIIPGLQGDLPAKSKNGVPYVGGKTKVAACAKHFVGDGGTVNGVDESNTVINSNDLFSIHMPAYYDSLRKGVATVMVSYSSWNGRKMHANGDLITGFLKNKLKFRGFVISDWQGIDRITDPPHLNYSYSVQAGISAGIDMIMVPENYREFIDALTSQVKANIIPMSRIDDAVKRILRVKFVMGLFENPMSDPSLAKQLGSQEHRELAREAVRKSLVLLKNGKTPSQPLLPLPKKAPKILVAGTHADNLGYQCGGWTIEWQGVAGNDLTVGTTILNAIKKTVDPSTQVVYEQNPDANFVKSNGFSYAIVVVGEVPYAEMFGDSSNLTITEPGPSTISNVCGAVKCVVVVVSGRPVVLEPYVAKMDAVVAAWLPGTEGQGVADALFGDYGFTGKLARTWFKSVDQLPMNFDDSHNDPLFHFGFGLTTKPVKGNY